In a single window of the Leptospira wolffii serovar Khorat str. Khorat-H2 genome:
- a CDS encoding KamA family radical SAM protein has product MDPNSVQTLRPSVPDSQWLDWKWQIQNRIKDEVELSSYLHPSEEEREALERSSELFRFSSTPYYLSLVDRDDPSCPIRMQVIPRTDELVKRPWDREDPLAEESHMPVKGVTHRYPDRALWYLSHVCAVYCRFCTRKRKVSRSEGTPGLEDWQEALEYFRTHPEIKEVILSGGDPLNLSDSKLDYLLGELRSIPHINQIRIHSRYPVTLPMRITSELAAVLKKHFPIYLVTHFNHPKELTELARERIALLVKEGAANVLNQNVLLRGVNDSVETLTELFYGLTRIGIKPYYLHHCDEVFGSSHFRVPLEEGVELMKRIRGRISGLSVPLYVVDLTGGGGKVPLPSNYLEETRPSSYVFRNYKGDLYEIGY; this is encoded by the coding sequence CTGGACCCGAATTCAGTACAAACCCTAAGACCTTCCGTTCCGGACTCCCAATGGTTGGATTGGAAATGGCAGATCCAAAATCGGATCAAGGACGAAGTCGAACTTTCTTCCTACTTACATCCAAGCGAGGAAGAAAGAGAAGCGCTGGAACGTTCCTCCGAGCTCTTTCGTTTTTCCAGTACTCCTTATTATCTTAGCCTCGTGGATCGTGATGATCCTAGCTGTCCGATCCGAATGCAGGTCATTCCCCGCACCGACGAACTAGTTAAAAGGCCCTGGGACAGAGAAGATCCTCTAGCGGAAGAATCGCATATGCCCGTAAAAGGGGTCACTCATAGATACCCGGACAGAGCACTCTGGTACCTATCTCACGTATGCGCTGTTTATTGCAGATTCTGCACCAGGAAGAGAAAAGTCTCCCGCTCCGAAGGAACGCCCGGCTTGGAAGATTGGCAAGAGGCCTTGGAATATTTCCGGACTCATCCGGAGATCAAGGAAGTCATTCTCTCAGGAGGAGACCCATTGAATCTTTCCGACTCCAAGCTGGATTATCTGTTGGGAGAACTCAGATCCATTCCCCATATCAATCAAATCCGAATCCACAGCCGCTACCCCGTCACGTTACCCATGAGAATCACAAGCGAACTAGCTGCCGTTCTCAAAAAGCATTTCCCGATCTATCTAGTAACCCACTTCAATCACCCCAAGGAGCTGACCGAACTCGCCCGGGAAAGGATCGCCCTTTTAGTAAAGGAAGGAGCGGCCAATGTATTGAACCAAAACGTACTACTACGAGGGGTGAACGATTCCGTGGAGACTCTCACGGAACTATTCTACGGACTCACAAGAATCGGGATCAAACCGTATTATCTACACCATTGCGACGAGGTATTCGGCTCCTCTCATTTTCGGGTACCGTTGGAAGAAGGAGTAGAACTCATGAAACGGATCCGGGGCAGGATCAGCGGACTCTCCGTGCCTCTCTATGTAGTGGATCTGACGGGAGGAGGAGGAAAAGTACCTCTACCTTCCAATTATCTGGAAGAAACCAGGCCTTCGTCTTACGTATTCAGAAACTATAAGGGAGACCTTTATGAAATCGGCTATTAG
- the efp gene encoding elongation factor P yields the protein MNLGITEVKKGMVLKVEGELYSVVRSEFVNPGKGSAFIRTKLKNLVRNSSIERTFKAAEKLESVELEKRQMTICYSEGDDIIFMDTNDFEQLPVSKEYLEDILPFLKEETPMEVSFYEGKPIGVTPPNFAVLAVTYAEEGLKGDTSGTALKRVTVETGGEINVPIFIKQGDTIKIDLRDLTYVERVNK from the coding sequence ATGAACTTAGGCATTACCGAAGTTAAAAAAGGCATGGTTCTCAAAGTAGAAGGGGAACTATACTCCGTAGTTAGAAGCGAATTCGTGAATCCTGGCAAAGGGTCCGCCTTCATTCGCACGAAATTGAAGAACCTGGTTCGAAACAGCTCCATCGAAAGAACTTTTAAAGCTGCCGAAAAGCTGGAATCCGTGGAATTGGAAAAGAGACAGATGACTATCTGCTATTCCGAAGGGGATGATATCATCTTCATGGATACCAACGACTTCGAGCAGCTTCCCGTATCCAAGGAATACTTGGAAGATATTCTTCCTTTCTTGAAAGAAGAGACTCCTATGGAAGTTTCCTTTTACGAAGGAAAACCCATAGGCGTAACTCCTCCCAATTTTGCGGTTCTTGCAGTCACTTATGCAGAAGAAGGTTTAAAGGGAGACACTTCCGGAACGGCCTTGAAAAGAGTGACCGTGGAAACCGGAGGAGAGATCAACGTTCCCATCTTTATCAAGCAAGGGGATACGATCAAGATAGACTTGAGAGATCTCACTTACGTAGAGCGAGTGAATAAATAA
- a CDS encoding 1,2-dihydroxy-3-keto-5-methylthiopentene dioxygenase, producing MATIVQKPGLPEITDNAEVKSFLEKRGVLYDHWLVPEESKSLTDKQVLVDEEKETLLKNLDYRFEVLKEKEGYQSRDLIVLHPDVPGLGEMLAKFDKVHYHTDDEVRYIVDGSGVFGFALGGEKFLVKVFKNDFISVPKNTNHWFTLDENKRIKAVRYFQDMSGWVPNYVEETTALV from the coding sequence ATGGCTACCATCGTCCAAAAACCCGGTCTTCCGGAAATCACAGACAATGCGGAAGTAAAATCTTTCTTAGAAAAGAGAGGAGTCCTCTACGATCATTGGCTCGTACCGGAGGAGTCCAAGTCTCTCACTGACAAGCAAGTGTTAGTGGACGAGGAAAAAGAAACTCTTCTCAAAAATCTGGACTATCGTTTCGAAGTATTGAAGGAAAAGGAAGGATACCAATCCAGAGACCTGATCGTTCTACACCCCGATGTTCCCGGTCTGGGAGAGATGCTCGCCAAGTTCGACAAAGTCCATTATCATACGGACGACGAAGTTCGATATATCGTGGACGGTTCCGGAGTCTTCGGTTTCGCCTTAGGCGGAGAGAAATTCCTGGTCAAAGTCTTTAAGAACGATTTCATTTCCGTTCCTAAAAATACCAACCATTGGTTCACTCTGGACGAAAACAAGAGAATCAAAGCGGTTCGCTACTTCCAAGATATGAGCGGCTGGGTTCCGAATTACGTAGAAGAAACTACAGCTCTAGTCTAA
- a CDS encoding phosphate ABC transporter substrate-binding protein has translation MKKRLILSIILFLSWGMANCKKETLRITGSETMHTLLNVVASGYAQKNSNVKVEVLGGGSFEGIEKLFEGQTDIAASSRPLTPEEQTQFERKGKFENVLIAYDGIAVVVNPKNEVTNITLEQVSKIFSGEAKDWSQVGGKPGPIHVLLRNDKSGTAAYFETHILRQKDLGDKAYQENKKKEFLTEAKTVSDNDVMADEIQKDPNAIGFMGMGSAQIQNKGKVKSLFYSKTGKDPFVEPNVNNVSNRSYKLSRGLYLFYLSDRGKKIDEFVTYITSEEGQALVLKSGYLRSTLSTVEVEAQAKKP, from the coding sequence ATGAAAAAAAGACTGATCCTATCAATCATCCTATTCCTGAGCTGGGGAATGGCGAATTGCAAAAAAGAGACCCTACGAATCACCGGGTCCGAAACGATGCATACTCTATTGAACGTTGTGGCAAGCGGCTATGCCCAAAAGAACTCGAACGTAAAAGTGGAAGTACTGGGCGGAGGCTCTTTCGAAGGTATCGAAAAGCTATTCGAAGGCCAGACGGATATCGCGGCCTCTTCCCGCCCCCTCACTCCCGAAGAGCAAACCCAATTCGAGAGAAAAGGAAAATTCGAGAATGTGCTCATTGCATACGACGGAATTGCTGTGGTGGTGAATCCTAAAAACGAGGTGACCAATATCACGTTAGAGCAGGTTTCCAAAATATTCTCCGGAGAAGCCAAAGACTGGTCCCAGGTAGGAGGCAAGCCCGGCCCCATTCATGTTCTACTTCGTAACGATAAGAGCGGAACGGCGGCCTACTTCGAAACTCATATCCTGAGACAAAAGGACCTAGGAGACAAGGCTTATCAGGAAAATAAGAAGAAGGAGTTCCTAACCGAGGCAAAGACAGTCTCAGATAACGACGTGATGGCCGACGAGATTCAAAAAGATCCGAACGCGATCGGATTCATGGGAATGGGCAGCGCTCAGATCCAAAATAAGGGTAAGGTCAAATCCCTATTTTATTCCAAGACGGGAAAAGATCCATTCGTGGAACCTAATGTGAATAATGTTTCGAACAGATCCTACAAGCTGTCTAGAGGGCTTTATCTCTTTTATCTTTCGGATAGAGGAAAGAAAATCGATGAATTCGTGACCTATATCACTTCGGAAGAAGGACAGGCGCTCGTTCTGAAAAGCGGTTATCTTAGATCCACCTTAAGTACCGTCGAAGTAGAGGCGCAAGCCAAGAAGCCTTAA